A genomic segment from Coccinella septempunctata chromosome 3, icCocSept1.1, whole genome shotgun sequence encodes:
- the LOC123310175 gene encoding uncharacterized protein LOC123310175 has product MKKFSALIILALTMIQSTLLVAKDAKIVPAQKSIIDTLSEDARDLLRSFADATGLNELSAEKLLKIIESDAKVVAANIDGFLEKVSQEIEAKKPELQNIIKTVQNDLTKVSDSLKKLVGPDATKKAEELKIIFEKNLQAAIEPINTVIRAVKPDAVKLRNDLEASAKVVLDSIIDGVKKVEVVVKGTASDVANEIKN; this is encoded by the coding sequence atgaaaaagttcaGTGCTTTAATAATCCTTGCGCTTACAATGATTCAGAGCACATTGCTCGTAGCTAAAGATGCTAAAATTGTTCCAGCACAAAAATCTATTATCGATACACTCTCTGAAGATGCCCGGGATCTGCTGAGAAGTTTCGCGGACGCCACTGGTTTGAACGAATTGAGCGCTGAAAAATTGTTGAAGATTATCGAATCCGATGCCAAAGTAGTCGCTGCAAACATAGACGGCTTCCTCGAGAAGGTGAGCCAAGAAATCGAAGCCAAAAAGCCAGAATTACAGAATATTATAAAAACCGTGCAAAACGACCTGACTAAAGTATCAGACTCCTTGAAGAAGTTAGTGGGCCCGGACGCAACCAAGAAGGCggaagaattgaagataattttcgagaaaaacttGCAAGCCGCGATCGAACCAATCAACACAGTGATCAGGGCTGTCAAACCTGACGCCGTTAAATTGAGAAATGATCTTGAGGCCAGTGCAAAAGTAGTATTGGATTCCATCATTGATGGTGTCAAGAAAGTTGAGGTAGTAGTTAAGGGGACTGCGAGTGATGTAGCAAATGAGATTAAGAATTAA